The Candidatus Tumulicola sp. genome has a window encoding:
- a CDS encoding DedA family protein, with protein sequence MHIIQAVTHWVIDFIYRLGYVGLTLGMFGQAVGVPLPSEVMMSFGGYLAFARDLTLPLVIAAGTFGDTAGALAAYAIGYYGGRPFLVRFGRLFFVRQHEIDRADRFFESHGVKAVFVCKLLPGIRAFASFPAGVTRMPLVQFVLYTLAASIIWCTGFAFIGFTLGKHWDRVSHYLRPISIALLALLVVAVIVWLVLHFAERARARARR encoded by the coding sequence GTGCACATCATCCAAGCGGTGACCCATTGGGTCATCGACTTCATCTACCGGCTTGGATACGTAGGCTTGACGCTCGGCATGTTCGGCCAGGCGGTCGGCGTGCCGCTGCCGAGCGAAGTCATGATGTCCTTCGGGGGCTATCTCGCGTTCGCGAGGGACTTGACGCTGCCGCTGGTGATCGCCGCCGGCACCTTCGGGGACACGGCCGGAGCGCTGGCGGCCTACGCCATCGGCTATTATGGCGGCCGGCCGTTTCTCGTGCGCTTCGGCCGCCTCTTCTTCGTGCGCCAGCACGAGATCGACCGCGCGGACCGGTTTTTTGAAAGCCACGGCGTCAAAGCCGTGTTCGTCTGCAAACTGCTGCCAGGGATCCGCGCGTTCGCCTCGTTTCCGGCGGGCGTCACCCGCATGCCGCTGGTCCAATTCGTGCTCTACACGCTCGCCGCGTCGATCATCTGGTGCACCGGCTTCGCGTTCATCGGCTTCACGCTCGGCAAGCATTGGGATAGGGTGTCGCACTATCTCCGGCCCATCTCCATCGCGCTGCTCGCGCTGCTCGTGGTGGCGGTCATCGTGTGGCTCGTGCTGCATTTCGCCGAACGCGCCAGGGCGCGAGCCCGCCGCTAA
- a CDS encoding N-acetylmuramoyl-L-alanine amidase, translated as MTLRVTALLCAALSFGLPAATRAAGIPFTQTGAKVYVAGRQVHFQHLGVAYGDPVAPAGDAGLRDMLGLVAAQLTWQPGTRFAAITRADGKLVTFTLGSTAVSIDGTPTAMPFAPFSRDSDMYLPLIPLAKALNLGVRGFQGGYVFVPQILSVRGHAESDRTIVQMTASAPAEYKTAFNQRAGTLVMSFPGFGTDLKGTIALGTRTATRAAVSMAGPPGFPTTTVAISVARGERFAAHHMAGNAGVELIVAKSQAALRVEDVASSTGTVRRTERKTPAPASTPRPATPPPTPTATPAPTASPTPTQTPAAMPSNVPTAQPMVTGSASPAAEPTDNGVSPAPQVSPSPGDQRITALTVDDVATGTRITLTLSGPVSFEWHRLADPDNRYWLDIKGAVLIGPSQTLASTLPFIKEIKVSQNQVDPEHVVRVSITPTQPIDVAVGPIAQSANQMGVEIQRTPPGPDAPHAGIGTISFTPPSPTPMVRGPLQHDLIAIDPGHGGNDPGAINTGYGLVESHIALEVALKVRDELRHLGWKVIMTREGDNEVGDPGGADRQELQARCDVGNAAGARLFLSIHVNSSTAQYLNGTTTYYYRLGDKPFAQAVQAATVASDGIADDGVKRQAFYVVKNTIMPAVLVETAFLSNPHDAALLAQRSFIARLAHGIARGVMDYTGGPQTIPAGTQ; from the coding sequence ATGACCCTTCGCGTCACCGCGTTGCTCTGCGCAGCGCTCTCGTTTGGTCTGCCTGCCGCGACGCGCGCCGCCGGCATCCCGTTCACGCAAACGGGCGCGAAAGTCTACGTCGCGGGTCGTCAGGTTCATTTCCAACATCTGGGCGTCGCGTACGGCGATCCGGTCGCCCCCGCGGGAGACGCCGGCTTGCGCGACATGTTGGGTCTCGTCGCCGCGCAGCTCACGTGGCAGCCGGGAACGCGCTTCGCCGCCATCACGCGCGCCGACGGCAAACTCGTCACCTTCACTTTGGGCAGCACGGCCGTCTCGATCGACGGCACGCCGACCGCGATGCCGTTCGCGCCGTTCTCTAGAGATTCGGACATGTATCTGCCGCTCATCCCGCTCGCCAAGGCGCTCAATCTCGGCGTGCGCGGCTTCCAAGGCGGCTACGTCTTCGTGCCGCAGATCCTTAGCGTGCGCGGGCACGCCGAATCCGATCGCACGATCGTGCAAATGACCGCTTCCGCACCCGCGGAGTACAAAACGGCTTTCAACCAGCGCGCGGGAACGCTGGTGATGAGTTTCCCCGGATTCGGCACCGACCTGAAGGGGACGATCGCGCTCGGCACGCGCACCGCCACCCGCGCCGCGGTGAGCATGGCTGGTCCGCCCGGTTTCCCGACGACGACCGTAGCGATCTCGGTGGCGCGCGGCGAGCGCTTCGCGGCGCATCACATGGCCGGCAACGCGGGCGTCGAACTCATCGTCGCCAAGAGCCAAGCGGCATTGCGCGTCGAAGATGTCGCTTCGTCCACCGGGACCGTGCGTCGCACCGAGCGCAAGACGCCTGCGCCGGCTTCCACACCGCGACCTGCAACGCCGCCACCGACCCCGACCGCCACACCCGCACCGACCGCGTCGCCGACACCCACGCAGACACCCGCTGCGATGCCGAGCAACGTGCCGACCGCGCAGCCCATGGTCACCGGGTCCGCTTCACCGGCCGCCGAACCGACCGACAACGGCGTTTCGCCGGCGCCGCAGGTCTCGCCGAGTCCAGGCGACCAACGCATCACGGCTTTAACGGTCGACGACGTCGCAACGGGCACGCGCATCACGCTCACGCTCTCGGGACCGGTGAGCTTCGAATGGCACCGGCTTGCCGATCCCGATAACCGTTACTGGCTGGACATCAAGGGCGCTGTGCTCATCGGGCCGTCCCAGACGCTCGCGTCGACGCTGCCATTCATCAAAGAGATCAAAGTCAGCCAGAACCAAGTCGACCCCGAGCACGTCGTGCGCGTCTCGATCACGCCGACGCAGCCGATCGACGTCGCGGTGGGGCCGATCGCGCAGTCGGCGAATCAGATGGGCGTCGAGATCCAACGCACCCCTCCCGGACCGGATGCGCCGCATGCGGGCATCGGCACAATCAGTTTTACGCCTCCCAGCCCGACGCCGATGGTTCGCGGTCCGCTCCAACACGACCTCATCGCCATCGATCCGGGGCACGGCGGCAACGATCCTGGCGCGATCAATACCGGCTACGGCTTGGTGGAAAGCCACATCGCCTTGGAAGTCGCGCTGAAGGTGCGCGACGAGCTGCGGCACCTGGGTTGGAAGGTCATCATGACGCGCGAGGGAGACAATGAAGTCGGCGATCCCGGCGGCGCCGACCGTCAGGAACTGCAGGCCCGCTGCGATGTGGGTAATGCGGCCGGCGCGCGCCTCTTCCTGAGCATCCACGTCAACTCATCGACCGCGCAGTATCTCAACGGCACGACCACGTACTACTACCGGCTCGGCGATAAACCGTTTGCGCAGGCCGTCCAAGCGGCGACCGTCGCGTCAGACGGCATCGCCGACGACGGCGTCAAGCGTCAGGCGTTCTACGTCGTCAAGAACACGATCATGCCGGCGGTGCTGGTCGAGACGGCATTCCTCTCCAATCCGCATGACGCCGCGCTGTTGGCGCAGCGCTCGTTCATCGCGCGTCTCGCGCATGGCATCGCGCGGGGCGTGATGGACTACACCGGCGGACCGCAGACGATCCCCGCGGGCACGCAATGA
- the uvrC gene encoding excinuclease ABC subunit UvrC, giving the protein MTDALSQKLERLPAEPGVYEMLDAAGAVLYVGKAIELRSRVRSYFQPGRIHHVRTDALVERITDVRTIIVKNEAEALLLECNLIKQHKPPYNVRLKDDKKYPYLKVTNEPFPRVIFTRKLVDDGGRYYGPYTNAAALRDSINLIRRVFPLRTCKLTDIGVKNHRPCLQYHIKRCNAPCAFLQTREDYLATVAHVRLFLEGRQHLVVGRLETQMRGAADQFSYEYAARLRDRIAEIKRVMERQEVVWRSRIDMDLIAGAHGQGCSSMEIFFVRAGKLVGQEHFIVEGTEGRRPDEILSEFVQLHYAQAPSVPKEIMLETQIPDAAEVERAFSELRGNRVRLIVPQRGQRAEYMRKVRRNAEQHLADHLSKSAVAEERATVALEELAAALSLPGLPSRIECYDISHVQGTNVVGSMVVFEDAKPKKSDYRRFKIQGAEKNDDFANMAQMLRRRLRYLNVDASGKEKKFSRRPNLLLIDGGRGQLNAVLDILRELDLIAIPVAALAKQFEELYLADESEPILLARNSPALHLIQRVRDEAHRFAVAYHRKLRGKGQVASGLDGVPGIGPARKRALIRAFGSAAAIKQASPTELAAVPGMTQAAARAVHASLQKKD; this is encoded by the coding sequence ATGACCGACGCACTGAGCCAGAAGCTCGAACGCCTGCCGGCCGAACCCGGCGTCTACGAAATGCTGGACGCTGCGGGCGCGGTGCTCTACGTGGGCAAGGCGATCGAGCTGCGCTCGCGCGTGCGCTCGTATTTCCAACCGGGCCGCATCCATCACGTGCGCACCGACGCCTTGGTCGAGCGCATCACCGACGTCCGCACCATCATCGTCAAGAACGAAGCCGAAGCGCTGCTGCTCGAATGCAACCTCATCAAGCAGCACAAGCCGCCGTATAACGTCCGGCTCAAGGACGACAAGAAATATCCGTATCTAAAGGTGACGAACGAGCCCTTCCCGCGCGTCATCTTCACCCGCAAGCTCGTGGACGACGGCGGCCGCTATTACGGTCCCTATACCAACGCGGCCGCGCTGCGCGATTCCATCAACTTGATCCGGCGCGTGTTCCCGTTGCGCACGTGCAAGCTCACCGACATCGGCGTCAAGAATCATCGGCCCTGCCTGCAGTATCACATCAAGCGCTGCAACGCGCCGTGCGCGTTCCTCCAAACCCGAGAAGATTATCTCGCCACGGTCGCCCACGTGCGCCTCTTCCTGGAGGGGCGTCAGCACCTGGTGGTGGGCCGCCTCGAAACGCAGATGCGCGGCGCCGCCGATCAATTCTCGTACGAGTACGCGGCGCGCTTGCGCGATCGCATCGCCGAGATCAAGCGCGTCATGGAGCGCCAAGAAGTCGTGTGGCGCAGCCGCATCGACATGGATTTGATCGCGGGGGCTCACGGGCAGGGCTGTTCGAGCATGGAGATATTCTTCGTGCGGGCCGGCAAGCTCGTCGGGCAGGAGCACTTCATCGTCGAGGGCACCGAAGGTCGCCGGCCGGACGAGATCTTATCCGAGTTCGTGCAGCTGCACTACGCGCAAGCGCCATCGGTCCCCAAGGAGATCATGCTCGAAACGCAGATACCGGATGCCGCCGAAGTCGAGCGCGCATTTTCCGAGCTGCGCGGCAATCGCGTACGCTTGATCGTGCCGCAACGAGGCCAGCGCGCAGAGTACATGCGCAAGGTGCGGCGCAACGCCGAGCAACACTTGGCCGATCACCTGTCCAAGAGCGCGGTGGCAGAAGAGCGAGCAACAGTCGCGTTGGAGGAGCTTGCGGCCGCCCTGAGCCTGCCCGGTCTGCCGTCGCGCATCGAGTGCTACGACATCTCGCACGTCCAGGGCACCAACGTCGTCGGCTCGATGGTGGTCTTCGAAGACGCCAAACCCAAGAAGAGCGACTACCGGCGCTTCAAGATCCAAGGCGCCGAGAAGAACGACGATTTCGCGAACATGGCGCAGATGCTGCGCCGCCGCCTGCGCTATCTCAACGTCGACGCCTCCGGCAAGGAGAAGAAGTTCTCGCGCCGCCCCAATCTGCTGCTCATCGACGGCGGGCGCGGCCAGCTCAACGCCGTCCTCGACATCCTGCGCGAGTTGGATCTCATCGCTATCCCGGTCGCGGCGCTCGCCAAACAATTCGAAGAGCTCTATCTCGCGGACGAGAGCGAGCCGATTCTGCTGGCGCGCAATTCGCCGGCGCTGCACTTGATCCAGCGGGTGCGCGACGAGGCGCACCGCTTCGCAGTCGCGTATCATCGGAAGTTGCGCGGCAAGGGGCAGGTCGCGTCAGGGCTCGACGGAGTGCCGGGCATCGGTCCCGCGCGCAAGCGCGCGCTCATCCGCGCCTTCGGCTCAGCCGCCGCGATCAAGCAGGCCAGCCCGACCGAGCTGGCCGCGGTTCCCGGGATGACGCAGGCCGCCGCGCGCGCCGTGCACGCAAGCCTGCAGAAAAAGGACTAG
- the dapF gene encoding diaminopimelate epimerase codes for MPTLAVTKVQGTGNDFVLLDNPRGASHDYPALARFLCDRRFGIGADGLLVLLPPNGEADITLRIFNADGSEAESCGNGVRCVARYLAQERGDNSRSLAMDTSAGLVRADLLPGDLVRVDMGRPKVEASASEVEALGRTLTCHAVSVGNPHCVIFVDEDVASIDLAALAQAVDRSGRFPDGVNVEAVRMASGVAQVRVRERGVGETWACGTGACAVAAAAIVTNRATSPVSVTQRGGTVTVAWPAPAGSALLTGPAQVVFRTIVEVPASLLAPDVRVATST; via the coding sequence ATGCCGACCCTCGCCGTCACTAAAGTTCAAGGGACGGGCAACGACTTCGTCCTGCTCGACAATCCCCGCGGTGCGTCCCACGACTACCCGGCGCTCGCCCGCTTTCTATGCGACCGGCGCTTCGGCATCGGCGCCGACGGTTTGCTCGTGCTGCTGCCCCCTAACGGCGAGGCCGACATCACGCTTCGCATCTTCAACGCCGACGGCAGCGAAGCCGAGAGCTGCGGCAACGGCGTTCGCTGCGTCGCGCGCTATCTCGCACAAGAGCGAGGTGATAACAGCAGGTCGCTCGCGATGGACACCAGTGCCGGCCTCGTGCGCGCGGACTTGCTGCCCGGTGACCTCGTGCGCGTGGACATGGGCAGGCCAAAGGTAGAAGCGTCAGCGTCAGAAGTAGAAGCTCTCGGAAGAACGTTGACCTGTCACGCCGTTTCGGTGGGCAACCCGCACTGCGTCATCTTTGTGGATGAAGATGTGGCCTCGATCGATCTCGCTGCGCTGGCGCAAGCCGTCGATCGCAGCGGCCGATTTCCGGACGGCGTGAACGTCGAGGCGGTGCGCATGGCCAGCGGCGTCGCGCAGGTGCGCGTGCGCGAGCGCGGCGTGGGCGAGACGTGGGCCTGCGGCACCGGCGCATGCGCTGTGGCAGCGGCCGCAATCGTGACGAACCGCGCCACATCGCCCGTGTCGGTGACGCAGCGCGGCGGAACGGTGACGGTCGCGTGGCCGGCGCCCGCCGGTTCAGCCCTCCTGACCGGGCCGGCGCAAGTCGTGTTTCGGACGATCGTGGAGGTGCCCGCGAGCCTTCTGGCTCCTGACGTCCGCGTTGCAACGAGCACGTAA
- a CDS encoding NAD-binding protein, with protein MFIIVVGGGKLGTYLARELLEEKHEVVVIEKNERKAQALSQTLNCEIAQVGDGCDPLVLEEAGANRADVVVADTGDDEDNLVICLVTKKRFTRPRTIARVNNPKNKVIFEELGIDSVVSSTEVVMKMVQQEVNVRDLAPLMSFKGGNLELVRLAVPSSSPANERRLAELSLPRHCVIVALERNGDVVVPDADTTIHAGDAMLIVTQPGSTAELRRQLIGAN; from the coding sequence ATGTTCATCATCGTCGTCGGCGGCGGCAAGCTCGGCACGTACCTCGCGCGCGAACTGCTCGAGGAGAAGCACGAAGTCGTCGTCATTGAGAAAAACGAGCGCAAGGCGCAGGCGCTCTCGCAAACCCTCAACTGCGAGATCGCGCAAGTAGGCGACGGTTGCGACCCGCTGGTGCTCGAGGAGGCCGGCGCCAACCGGGCCGACGTGGTGGTCGCCGACACCGGGGACGACGAGGACAATCTCGTCATCTGTCTGGTCACCAAGAAGCGCTTCACGCGGCCGCGCACCATCGCGCGCGTCAACAATCCCAAGAACAAGGTCATCTTCGAGGAATTAGGCATCGATTCGGTGGTGAGCAGCACCGAGGTCGTCATGAAGATGGTGCAGCAGGAAGTCAACGTGCGCGATCTGGCCCCGCTCATGAGCTTCAAGGGCGGAAACCTGGAACTAGTGCGGCTTGCCGTTCCCTCTTCCTCGCCCGCGAACGAACGCAGGTTGGCGGAGCTATCGCTGCCGCGCCATTGCGTGATCGTGGCGCTCGAGCGCAACGGGGACGTCGTCGTGCCGGATGCGGACACCACCATCCACGCGGGCGACGCGATGCTGATCGTCACCCAGCCCGGCTCGACCGCGGAATTGCGCCGTCAATTGATCGGCGCGAACTGA
- a CDS encoding periplasmic heavy metal sensor: MRVKIFYAIVLALIVAVSSASAAPMPMQPPGPDPIGQNLFPPDFVIAHGGAIGLNDTQRNAIESAAINAQTQSMKLQFRIQESMSALGSLLAQPRVDESRVMTQLDQELELERQMKHAQLGLMIQVKNILTAEQQAKLQRLKPGPPMPN, encoded by the coding sequence ATGCGAGTTAAGATCTTCTACGCGATCGTGCTGGCTTTGATCGTGGCAGTGTCCAGTGCGAGCGCGGCGCCGATGCCGATGCAGCCGCCGGGCCCGGATCCAATCGGACAAAACCTGTTCCCGCCGGATTTCGTGATCGCGCACGGCGGCGCGATCGGTCTGAACGATACGCAGCGCAACGCCATCGAATCCGCGGCGATCAACGCTCAGACGCAATCCATGAAGTTGCAGTTCCGCATACAAGAGTCGATGAGCGCGCTCGGCTCGCTGCTGGCGCAGCCGCGCGTCGATGAGTCCCGCGTCATGACGCAGCTCGATCAAGAGCTCGAGCTCGAGCGTCAGATGAAACACGCGCAGCTCGGGCTCATGATCCAGGTGAAGAACATTCTCACGGCCGAGCAGCAGGCGAAACTCCAACGGCTTAAACCTGGTCCGCCCATGCCGAATTGA
- a CDS encoding Clp protease N-terminal domain-containing protein: MFSQFSQSAQAVVHLAEQECRNASHYYLGTEHLLLAMAIDPPSDARAYFARIGAEPWEIKQALREAMDAPSEHPWEGVIITPRVREIFERAAREKGASALIEPVDILCGIVTDGGGVAARVLAHWNSH; this comes from the coding sequence GTGTTTTCGCAATTTAGTCAGTCCGCGCAAGCCGTCGTCCACCTTGCCGAGCAAGAATGCCGGAACGCTAGCCACTATTACCTCGGAACGGAGCACCTCTTGCTCGCCATGGCGATCGATCCGCCCTCCGACGCCCGCGCATATTTCGCCCGCATCGGCGCCGAGCCGTGGGAGATCAAACAGGCGCTGCGCGAAGCGATGGATGCACCGTCGGAACACCCCTGGGAGGGCGTCATCATCACGCCGCGGGTGCGCGAGATCTTCGAGCGGGCCGCACGGGAAAAAGGCGCGTCAGCGCTGATCGAACCGGTCGACATCTTGTGCGGCATCGTGACCGACGGCGGCGGCGTCGCCGCGCGCGTGCTCGCGCACTGGAACTCCCACTAG
- a CDS encoding GerMN domain-containing protein, which translates to MPACTKKAEVTQSQPLKITVFYCKAGTEELMPVDYTAKASLDGAQVANYATDQLLAGPSVGRDAVALFPIGTQASVTLSGGTATVNLIGPIQKSSSVGTSDEVAMFKALVYTLTGLPNVKEVQVLVGGQKVAALPGGHLELDQPLTRETFAQ; encoded by the coding sequence ATGCCCGCCTGCACCAAGAAAGCGGAAGTAACGCAATCGCAGCCCCTGAAGATCACCGTCTTCTATTGCAAGGCTGGAACCGAGGAGCTGATGCCGGTGGACTATACGGCGAAAGCTTCCTTGGACGGCGCGCAGGTGGCGAACTACGCGACCGACCAGCTCTTGGCCGGTCCATCCGTCGGCCGTGATGCCGTGGCGCTCTTCCCCATCGGCACGCAAGCGAGCGTCACGTTGAGCGGCGGCACGGCGACGGTGAACCTCATCGGCCCGATCCAAAAATCCTCGAGCGTCGGCACGAGTGACGAAGTGGCGATGTTCAAGGCGCTTGTCTACACGCTCACCGGCCTGCCGAACGTCAAGGAAGTCCAGGTCCTCGTCGGCGGCCAAAAGGTCGCGGCGCTGCCCGGTGGACATCTCGAGCTCGATCAGCCGCTGACTCGCGAAACGTTCGCACAATGA
- a CDS encoding TrkA family potassium uptake protein has product MKYLIVGCGRVGSTLAKRLARAGHDVTVVDENSASFRRLGRNFQGKVVLGTGIDVDVLKRAGAEQADGFATVTEGDNRNIMAALVAQQHFKIKRVVARIYDPERSSMYRDFGVATICPTTVGAHLMANALVEQPFRMLPFERHDVEVIEFLVTANLAGKSVADMTVAGKTQVCVVVRKERSLLPTPDMRLELDDKVVTVVIPEYLDQFRKTVEPQLAGKR; this is encoded by the coding sequence ATGAAGTATCTTATCGTCGGGTGTGGGCGAGTAGGTTCCACGCTGGCGAAGCGTCTCGCGCGCGCGGGCCACGATGTCACCGTTGTCGACGAGAATTCCGCCTCTTTTCGGAGATTGGGACGAAATTTTCAAGGCAAGGTGGTGCTGGGCACCGGCATCGACGTCGATGTGCTGAAGCGCGCCGGCGCCGAGCAGGCGGACGGCTTTGCGACGGTCACCGAGGGCGACAACCGCAACATCATGGCGGCCCTGGTCGCGCAGCAGCATTTCAAGATCAAGCGCGTGGTAGCGCGCATCTACGATCCCGAGCGTTCGTCGATGTACCGCGACTTCGGCGTGGCGACGATCTGTCCGACCACCGTCGGGGCGCACCTGATGGCGAACGCGTTGGTGGAGCAGCCGTTTCGCATGCTGCCGTTCGAGCGGCACGACGTCGAGGTGATCGAATTCCTCGTGACCGCCAATCTTGCGGGCAAGAGCGTGGCGGACATGACCGTGGCCGGCAAGACGCAGGTCTGCGTGGTGGTGCGCAAGGAGCGAAGCCTGCTGCCGACGCCCGACATGCGGCTCGAGCTTGACGACAAGGTCGTGACCGTGGTGATTCCGGAGTACTTGGATCAGTTCCGCAAGACCGTGGAGCCGCAGCTCGCAGGCAAACGCTGA
- a CDS encoding RNA polymerase sigma factor — MSAGAESFPLSVAARTGVEEFERQMGEAQRVVYAIAHAVLGSCADAEDVTQDVFLTAFRRRSDLRDPQAFRAWVARTSYRLALNSRRRQRRAQARDEAAAVMHPAGAIDDPHGLVAARMDEGRLRAAILGLPEKLRAVVLLCAVNGLAARTVGAALRIPEGTVRSRLHLARKLLLRTLYR, encoded by the coding sequence ATGAGCGCCGGAGCGGAGTCGTTTCCCCTTTCGGTCGCCGCGCGGACCGGCGTCGAAGAATTCGAGCGACAAATGGGCGAGGCGCAGCGCGTGGTGTATGCCATCGCTCACGCGGTGCTTGGAAGCTGCGCTGACGCAGAGGACGTCACGCAGGATGTCTTCCTCACCGCTTTCCGCAGGCGCTCAGACCTTCGCGACCCGCAGGCGTTTCGCGCATGGGTGGCGCGCACGAGCTACCGCCTGGCGTTGAACAGCCGCCGGCGGCAGAGGCGCGCGCAAGCTCGCGATGAGGCTGCTGCGGTCATGCATCCGGCCGGGGCGATCGACGATCCGCACGGACTTGTGGCTGCGCGCATGGATGAAGGACGCCTGCGCGCTGCAATCCTTGGATTGCCCGAGAAATTGCGCGCAGTCGTCCTGCTGTGCGCTGTGAACGGACTCGCGGCGCGCACGGTCGGCGCGGCTCTGCGGATCCCCGAGGGGACCGTACGCTCGCGTCTGCATCTCGCCCGCAAACTATTGCTGAGGACGCTTTACCGATGA
- a CDS encoding radical SAM protein — MQRARKGASRAPRAVFARGDGSVLDCPQYAAAADGGVLLTAAAADFIPIPKGTLLLTLPGRSPLGFDAGERVALHDFEGAPIDAVAAALPLGYTRTLLPAFAIRRDAPPLPLYGYAAVAWHEGRLCVAGLLTDQLETWSSSAHDPEPLRRAVAMRLLEFPGSPQLRQLERCALEYGCYTAQNTFLRQGEAAITVSPACNARCIGCISEQEPEAGIASAQERVRETAAADDIARLAVAHLESATHPIISFGQGCEGEPLLAAPRIAAAIRKIRKTTQRGTLHINTNASRPAALAQLLEAGLQSVRVSLNSARPATYAAYYRPRGYGFDDVVQSLEVARRVGASVSLNLLTHPGVTDDPDEMQAFGALLRDHPVDMVQSRTLNVDPSVYFQAVGRPKEKPVGMRAWFAWLRSEFPRVRVGNFTRGFG, encoded by the coding sequence TTGCAACGAGCACGTAAGGGCGCTTCGCGCGCGCCGCGCGCGGTGTTCGCACGCGGCGATGGAAGCGTTCTGGATTGCCCGCAGTATGCGGCGGCCGCCGATGGCGGCGTTCTTCTCACCGCGGCCGCCGCAGACTTCATCCCGATCCCCAAAGGCACGCTGTTGCTGACGCTGCCGGGCCGCTCGCCGCTGGGGTTCGATGCCGGCGAGCGCGTAGCGCTTCACGATTTCGAAGGCGCGCCGATCGACGCCGTCGCGGCCGCCCTGCCCCTGGGCTACACGCGAACGCTCTTGCCGGCGTTCGCAATCCGACGCGATGCGCCGCCGCTGCCGTTGTACGGGTACGCGGCCGTGGCGTGGCACGAAGGCCGGCTCTGCGTCGCCGGGCTGCTCACCGATCAGCTCGAGACGTGGTCGAGCAGCGCGCACGATCCGGAGCCGCTGCGGCGCGCCGTAGCCATGCGCCTGCTCGAGTTTCCAGGCAGCCCGCAGCTGCGCCAGCTCGAGCGCTGCGCGCTCGAATACGGATGCTACACCGCGCAAAACACGTTCTTGCGCCAAGGCGAAGCGGCCATCACGGTCTCTCCCGCCTGCAACGCGCGCTGCATCGGCTGCATCTCGGAACAAGAACCCGAAGCGGGCATCGCAAGCGCGCAAGAACGCGTGCGCGAAACGGCGGCCGCCGATGACATCGCACGGCTCGCGGTCGCGCACCTCGAGAGCGCGACGCACCCCATCATCTCTTTTGGGCAAGGTTGCGAGGGCGAACCCTTGCTCGCCGCACCGCGCATCGCCGCCGCCATCCGAAAGATCCGCAAAACGACGCAGCGCGGCACGCTGCACATCAACACCAACGCCAGCCGGCCTGCTGCGCTTGCGCAGCTCTTGGAGGCAGGGCTCCAATCCGTGCGCGTGAGCCTGAACAGCGCCAGGCCGGCGACGTATGCAGCGTACTACCGGCCGCGCGGCTACGGTTTCGACGACGTGGTGCAATCGCTCGAGGTGGCGCGCCGCGTCGGCGCGTCCGTATCGCTGAACCTGCTGACGCATCCGGGCGTGACCGATGATCCAGACGAGATGCAAGCCTTCGGTGCGCTTCTGCGCGACCACCCGGTGGACATGGTGCAGTCGCGCACGCTCAACGTCGATCCGTCAGTTTATTTTCAAGCGGTCGGGCGTCCGAAAGAGAAGCCCGTCGGCATGCGCGCTTGGTTTGCTTGGCTGCGAAGTGAGTTTCCGCGCGTGCGGGTCGGCAATTTCACACGCGGCTTCGGGTAA
- a CDS encoding phage holin family protein, which translates to MHFVIRLIINALALLAISYLHAFHISVDGVGSALIVALVLGLANAIVRPILVVISCPLMILSLGLFTFVINGLIFYFIKYVVPGFHVPDIWAAIWGAILMSIISWAISLVIHEPESDESPRR; encoded by the coding sequence ATGCATTTCGTCATCCGCTTGATCATCAACGCACTGGCGCTGCTTGCGATTTCGTACCTGCACGCGTTCCACATCAGCGTGGACGGTGTCGGCTCGGCGCTGATCGTCGCGCTTGTGCTCGGCCTCGCGAACGCCATCGTGCGGCCGATCCTCGTCGTGATCAGCTGTCCGCTCATGATCTTGAGCCTTGGGCTCTTCACGTTTGTGATCAACGGGCTGATCTTCTATTTCATCAAGTACGTCGTGCCGGGGTTCCACGTCCCCGACATCTGGGCCGCCATTTGGGGAGCGATCTTGATGTCGATCATCTCGTGGGCCATCTCGCTCGTCATTCACGAGCCGGAGTCCGACGAAAGCCCCCGCCGCTAA